The genomic region atctgaaagagttgctgcacatgtgcaaaccatcagcactggaatgcagtaaaagctagatttcaacatggcggcacccatgactatagGGAGACGGGGAACAACCTCaaaactatgcttataaaatatatttattgttaaaagtccctttaaggtttacagtCCATTTAAGAAGTATCATTTATGCTTTAAATTGTGCTCTTACATCTCCTGATTGcagtaaagacaaaataataaaacagaGTACAGTTTTGTTGGGGCAACTTTTTATTGTAACCAGCAGGACTATGTATGGGAGCATAGATTCCATTGGCCATGCCTTTCTCAGACTGTGCAAAGAGCTCTACAGAATATCATTAACATAGTAACAAGTTTACAGAAAATTAAACACACATGCTTAAACAATGTGTCTGCTAAATGCTAACTTCAAAAAACAGTATTATTTAAAGATGTGAACATGGGTAGAACTTTTTTCATGGCCAAAAACTTGtataattttaatgatttttgcaaGTGATTCTAATGGTTAAAGCCCATGAATATATTGCAATAACTTGTTACAATTCCAAAGTGGATATTATTTATTAAACTATGGGTATGCTTGTTAACCCAAAATGACATTGTTATTGCAGATTTGCAGCtcaaatgatttattatttttcatatataaaatCATGTCATTATTGTAGCCAATTCTACAATCCTTGTTTGTACAATAAAGTGCGGACAGGTTATGATCAGATATTTAACAAATACTACCCATATTTTTGAGAAGTGATTTTAAATAAGGTTAAAGTAATAGTTTCATAAGACCAAAACAGTAAAGTATTTGTTTTAAATGAATGAAACAATATAGattaccttattattattattatgagaacGTTCTTTGATTATTTAGgaagaataaaaaaacatttagtttTTAATTTAAGGTCAGTACAAACAGAAAAGGCAGAGAGATGTAAGATAGAGAGTTATGCAGAATCTAGAAAGACTGGAAAGAACACCGAAAGACAAATCTAAAATATAATAGCCTTGCACAAGGAATATCAAAGAGTACAGCTTACCGCAGAAACATCAAAATAAAACGATAGAACTGACAACACTAGAACTTAAcaattttttctacctttttttgttgctgtttttggccgttttgatattttttttatgtacattttagttttttgttgttttcatctattttatttatttttttaatgacataAAATGGAGCTAGGGTTTAGCAGCATGAGAAAACAGTTAGGATTTGTATTGCTCTATTCCAACCTAGTGAGGCATGGCCTTTAACCCATAGTGCATGGCACACAATACGGTTTTAACACCTTCAGGGCTGGAGAGGTCTGCAATGCACTGCACTGAAAGGTGACCTTCAGCACATGAAGATATCAAAAGGAATCTCATATGGCACCTGGTTTTGCCAATCAAAATAGTTGTATGCTACATGACAGATACAGCCTGTAATTGTGGGCATGGAGATATGGAGACATCTTGTCTTGATAGGCCACCACTACAACCCACTATCTCCACGCCCATAACCTCCCCAGTGCAATCTTCGTTGTATAGCCTCTTGATCCCATCATAGAACTCGTCCACTTCCATTACCTCCACCTTTCGCTTGGCGGAGGCTTGCTTGCAGCCAGTCGGAGCGGCAAGCCGTTGGTATAGGACAGTTGTTCCCTTGATGCGAGCTCCTGGTGTGCTTTTGCCCTGCTGGTTGACTCCGGGGCCTGATGAAGGGGAGGGGCGGAATCGAAACGCTCCTCTGTTACAGGTTACCAGGGTCTGCTTGAGGGGACAGTAGACATAAACAGCGTTGGGAGGCAAGGGAGCCAGCAAAGGAGAAAGGTGTCGTGCAGCAACATCCCGACAATGGAACAGCTGGGAGCTATCCATCTGTGGAACCAGAGAACATACATTTATGTAATAAAGTTGAGGTAAAATAAAAGTTGACACTGTTTGTACCTTAAAGTCCTAAGAGTGCAGTTACTTTGTTGCATGCTTACTGCACCCAGATTATATACTCCAAAAAGGGGGACTTGCACCAACACCTCAATAGTCATCAGCCAGGGTGTAAGGAAATGAAAATCATAATACATACAATGAAAAATGTGCACTCATTGGACTTTAAATAGTGTggtaaaatgtattataggtgacgtTTCAGAGCAAACATTCACCTTCATCAGCTCAACATGAAACAGTGAAGGTGCAAACAATTTAAagactaaacccccccccccaataaaaaaaaatgcgcCAAAATGGTTGTCATGACAACAGCCTCAAACTAAATCTGGTAAATTCATCATATAATTATGTGATCAAACATTATAAAGACATATATTACATCATATACAAgtgaataaatatgtgtatatataatccaAGCATAGTCAATATCAATCCTAACAGATATGAACTCCACTACAAATTACAATATGTGCCTATTTACTTTCATCCACTAATTCCTATAATCCAATcataaaaatgataatatatatagatcatatcattatatcatataaataaagCATACCTATAGTCATGATTAGGAAAATTTATGATCTGATAAACAAAAGATGCTGGAGGATTGCTGACAATACCATTGGTGTATTACTGGAGATCAGTTTGATGGATGACTGTGAGAATCCAGCTTGCCTGATTTGCGCCTTACACTTATTGGTGCAATATAAAATGTGACTGGATCTATTGATTTTCTATTATCTATTAGTCCTGATCCAACTGTACTTGGCCTTGTGGCCCCCTGTCTATTTTTGGCATCTGAACTATACTAAAAACTTAATTTTAAGATAACTTAGAATATTATTTGTATCCTTGCTCACAGAATAAAAAGCTGTAAGGCAATCAGGTTAACATGTGGAGCATACAGATGTTAGTCGCTGCATACTCGCTGCTCATGTGCTTGAGTGACAGTCCAGTATGTGCAAAGTTAGTGCACACCAATCAGCATCTCTGTATGCTCTGAAATcagttgtggcggattaaatggtAGAATAATAGCAGCATCATTTTCATTTAAATATGCTACAAAGTGGCAGAACAACCATATTCGCATGTGCAACTGAGCCCTAGAGGACCACCACTCTGGGGGGGGCCCATCAGGTGCGACTTGGCCCTGGAGTTCCgccactgtatgtatgtacgtacgtatatatatattatatagtatctcacaaaagtaagtacacccctcacatttttgtaaatatttcattatatcttttcatgcgacaacactgaagaaattacactttgctacaatgtaaagtagtgagtgtacagcctgtataacagtgtaaatttgctgtccaatcaaaataactcaacacacagccattaatgtctaaaccgttgacaacaaaagtgagtacacccctaagtggaaatgtccaaattgggcccaaagtgtcaatattttgtgtggccacctttattttccagcactgccttaaccctcttggtcatggagttcaccagagctttgcaggttgccactggagtccttttccactcctccatgacaacatcatggagctggtggatgttagagaccttgcgctcccccaccttccgtttgaggatgccccacagatgctcaatagggtttaggtctggagacatacttagccagtccatcacctttaccctcagcttctttagcaaggcagtggtcgtcttggaggtgtgtttgggatcgttatcatcttggaatactgccctgcggcccagtctccaaagggaggggatcatgctctgcttcagtatgtcacagtacacgtTGGcactcatggttccctcaatgaactctatctccccagtgccggcagcactcatgcaggcccagaccatgacactccaaccaccatgcttgactgttgctgccccacacgcttgacaccatctgaaccaaataagtttatcttggtctcatcggaccacaggacatggttccagtaatccatgtccttagtctcctTATCTTGAGCAAACTGTTtgcaagctttcttgtgcatcatctttagatgaggcttccttctgggacaacagccatgcagactaatttgatgcagtgtgcggcttatagtctgagcactgacaggctggctgcactcatacgtctatttcccaaagacaacttctggatatgacgctgaacacgtgcactcaacttctttggtcgaccatggcgaggtttgttctgagtggaacctgtcctgtgaaaccgctgtaaggtcttgcccaccatgctgcagctcagtttcagggtcttggcaatcttgttatagcctaggccatttttatgtagagcaacaattctttttttcagatcctcagagttctttgccatgaggtgccatgttgaacttccagtgatcagtatgagagagtgtgagagcgataacaccaaatttaacaaagctgctccccattcacacctgagaccttgtaacactaacgagtcacatgacaccgggaggggaaatggctaattgggcccaatttggacatttccacttaggggtgtactcacttttgttgccaatggtttagacattaatggctgtgtgctgagttattttgaggggacagcaaatttacactgttatacaggctgtacactcactactttacattgtagcaaagtgtcatttctccagtgttgtcacatgaaaaggtataataaaatatttacaaaaatgtgaggggtgtactcacttttgtgagatactgtgtatgtatatatatatattattatttttatttatgctttatttatttatatggaaATAGCAGGATATAGCGAGATAGTTAATGTATCTAGAGAAGTCAGCTAATAGTCATATGCAATGGATGTGAGATGTTATGGTGGCGTTGACAGCGGTGCAGTTTTTTGCCATTGATGTTGGGCGGGGTCCTCATTGATTCTTGCACCtgagccttaaaggaccagtcaatgcagtagatttgcataatcaacaaatgcctgataagaagacaatgcaatagcacttagtctgaacttcaaatgagtagtagatttttgttaaataaattgcaaagttatgtctatttccactccccctgtatcatgtgacagccatcagccaatcacaaatgcatatacgtatatgcagtgaattcttgcacatgctcagtaggagtttgtgactcaaaaagtgtaaatataaaaatactgtgcacattttgttaattgaagtaaattggaaagttgtttaaaattgctgctctatctgaatctttaagtttaattttgagttgagtgtccctttaaagtttctagGTACTCCCCTGGctacaaagatattcaaaaaatgctTGTGACAAATAGCCAcattcttttttatgcttttatgcCCCTTCTAAATCTAAGTCGGTTCACAGGGACTCAGTcaatttaatgggacagtaaagtaaaaattaaatgtgcatgattcaggtagagcatgtcattttaaacaacgacCCAATCTATTTTCAATTTTACTTAGTACTCttggggctagattagaagtggagcgctaatttaacgtgcgcccgtgaaagggcaaatttgcccatttacgagcgcacgttaaataatcagccattacaagtagctggttaataCTACAGCAAGCTTGCtgtagcactttgcgctaagcggaattaaccagaggtcagacctctggttaattaaaaaaatgtcccccaattccccccccccccgccaaaaaaaagtggacagttcctttatttaaagggacagtctacacccgtattaaCATTAGCCTATACCTTAGATCGAGTTCCTATTTTCCTAGCTCACCCCCTCTACCCTAATGAGTCTGCTTCACAAACTGAGGTATTCAAAATCAAAACTTTGATTCTAATCGTTAAAAATGGCAGACAAACTCCACCCATTCCCTTCTCCTGCTACCATGTACTCCCCTTCTCTTTGTATCTCATACTCGTTCACATATAACCACCTACGTAATTACCTTGTAAACACGCATGCTCCTATTTACGGAAGTGATATAGAGGAAGTCCGTCTGTGCTGCAGGAAAATAACTAAGCCGAGTGTTTTTtcattccttttttgtttttttggttcctCAGAAGGTGCGCATGCGCTAAACAACGAAAGCGCGATCCTGTTTTTTAATCAGTGATCTAATTTTGATTGGAGTGTTTTAAAGTATAGAGTCTATGATGTAGTTAATAGGCGGAGCTGGTCTGCCATTTATAACGATTAGAATCAGAGTTTTGATTATGAATAACTCCGTTTGTGAAGCAGACTCGTTACGGTAGAGGGGGTGAGTTAGGACAATCTGAACTTTATCTAACGTATAGGCTAATGttaatacgggtgtagactgtccctttaaattgaaaatgagcttcttttttttctttaaataactaCACGAAGCAGTTATAAGTGGTTAAAGTGAGGAGATGTGGGGGGGAAAacgtgcctttacatagcggtttatggggactgtgttttaaaactgtaaatatatatgtatatgcttatatacatatatatttatgtgtaaatatgtgtatatacatatataaacacataaatatatgtgtatatacatatataaacacaaatatatgtgtatatacatatataaacacataaatatatgtgtatatacatatataaacacaaatatatgtgtatatacatatataaacacataaatatatatacatatataaacacataaatatatatacatagatatatacatatatatatatatatatatatatatatatatatatatatatatatatagagagagagagagagagatattattttaaatatgctgACCAACGTTACACTAAGTTCTTTGCCGTCCATCGGCATCAGAACaaaggctcccattgtagcctatgaaagtgccctctcataagtgcaaagcttccatgcaatgcgtttGCTtggcgctttacttgtaataccagcgcacatttgcgtgcgccgatattaatgagtggagcgcaaatatcgagctTGCGAAAGCACACTTACACTTGTAATCTCGccattgatattctttgttaaagagtaattctagataggctcaggagcgtgcatgtgtcagccatttggcagcagtgtttgcaaaaatgtttattgttatattattcatagttgcaaactctgctgccatagtgTATATGtaacattctatggcagcagttttggatgTATAACAATGGTGATCCAGAGGGGGGATTTTGTTCAAGGTAAAAAGGCAAGCACAagtttgcaagcacacagctagattaaaacttACTCTTCCATTCtgattttaatctagctgtgtgcttgcaagatacTGCCAGACTTTCTAagtgttgtgttaatatttttggtTTGTAGATTTCCCTATAGGCTTTGCACCTAGGCTTCTCTGGTCACCGAGAGCTGTGCagatgtctgtgagtgctggtagtTGAACATACTGGTTATCCCTCAATATATGTTGTAGAAACGGTATtaatttgattttaataaatattgaGTTTTTAATCACTGTATTTCAGTGTACAACAGACATATTTCCAGCTACTTGAATGTAGATAATCATATTGGTTCTGGTATGCTGCGatcagtgagctggagcactgtgtATCTCCAGTGTGGATCTACCAGCACAACAAAGTGCTGCATAAAGACGCAAGTACCCTGTTTAATTTGCTTGATGTTGCTCACCTACTGCAAATGAGGGCCTCATTGGACCCCCATTTGTATAACATTTCCATAAACCCTAATACTGCTGCTAGATTACTTAAATCTAGCTTTAAATAGAGAATGTGATCTAATCCTATGTTGATGCCTGTCAGGAATGAAGCAATAGACTGCATAGTAGCTTTTATTCGGATGTTTACCTAGTTCCatttgtctttattaaagggacactcaagtcaaaataaaactttccttatacagatagagcacaccattttagacagctttctaattcacttctatatacgtaaatgcattttgtgattggcttattgctatcacatgatgcagtgggaggaaaatagaactaactttaaaatttgtcagaatgaattctactactcatttgaaatttaaactaagtgcttttttattgtgtatttactgaaTATGTTATTCTACTGTGCTTAGTAGTTCTTTAAACACATTCTCTAATATACATGATAAACATTTTGGCTTTGTTGTCCCTTTACTAGAAGCCTAAAAGAAGACACTGCTTACCTGCGCAGTCTGGAGTAGCTTGATGGTAAGTGCGAGCCAATCAGGAAGCAGCATTTCCATGTTTAGGCTGAGAACAGCCAACGCCAGCATGGAACCCTTGAACTGCAGGAGCTCATAAGACGCCATACACTGAAGAAGTTGTTTAGTAAGCAGCGCCACGTGCAGTGATGGATTCATCTCTGGCAACCTGTCTAGTAACTCGGGGTTGGTAGTTAACGCCATAGCATGGAACTGATAAGAAATAAGACACATACACACGGTATTACAAgggattttt from Bombina bombina isolate aBomBom1 chromosome 2, aBomBom1.pri, whole genome shotgun sequence harbors:
- the CCNI gene encoding cyclin-I gives rise to the protein MKYSGPLESQRLSFLLERAVSREAQMWKVYVHKMPTNQDAAISPEQRDEVILWLAELKCQFLVYPETLALAISLLDRFLATVKARPKYLRCIAISCFFLAAKTIEEDERIPVLRTLTQDSSCGCSPSEVLRMERIILDKLNWDLHTATPLDFLHIFHAMALTTNPELLDRLPEMNPSLHVALLTKQLLQCMASYELLQFKGSMLALAVLSLNMEMLLPDWLALTIKLLQTAQMDSSQLFHCRDVAARHLSPLLAPLPPNAVYVYCPLKQTLVTCNRGAFRFRPSPSSGPGVNQQGKSTPGARIKGTTVLYQRLAAPTGCKQASAKRKVEVMEVDEFYDGIKRLYNEDCTGEVMGVEIVGCSGGLSRQDVSISPCPQLQAVSVM